The nucleotide window AGTTATAAGTGTACAGCCAGATCATGTAATATGATAATACAAATAATTATGCAGTTGTCAGTGACTGCAAAATAATATGGTAATTACATTACATACATGGGAAAGTGGATACTTCAGCTGGAGTGGTAGTTTCACTTCAGGAAGGGGCATCTTTCTCTCACACTAAAAGGCCGAACACACTGTCGAAATCGTTCTCACTTCTCTACCCTAAGCCACAGGGGATTTGGCTTTGCATGATGTTTGCAAAGTAACAACAAAAGTAAAACACAGTTGCCAGAATCAACATAATCTCTCAAAAAGATGCAAATGATTAGATGGATCAAAAACAACGATGGATGCCATATACGACTAAATTGTGTCAAACAATGAGGTTAATAAATATTCTGATATTAAAAACATACAATAACATGGATAAAATCCTATTTTATGGTCCTCCTATGCCATGTGTACATACTATTAAATTGTGGTTTCAACAATCACAACAGCTTCCAAAATGTGTGATTTATAGTAGTAGAGAATAGGAAAATGGCAATTGATCCCCTGGTGTGGTGAAGCTAGTCAATATTTCCTTGAGTTGACCTTTAAAGGATGGCAGCACTGAATATCTTTAAAGAGAGCTTTGCTGGAAGGGACGCAAAGTCCCCTGCTTTAAATTTGAACTTTTTTTCACGGTTTTACTGATTTTCTGCCAAGTAGCCTCCCCCAGCAAAGATCTAGAGTCTTACAACATGCAGACTGGAGGGAGGAGGGACCCCCTGCTGCTCCAGCTGACAGAAGAGAAAGCATCAGAAAATAAATGAGAAAAACAAGGCTTCTGAGAGAACCGCCTTCTCTCAGGCTCTTTATCTTTAACTCTTTctgtctacctctctgtctcaacATGACTGAACACTAAAACAATGATGTTGATATTGGGTTGGTATCAGGGGCACAACTTTAGTTTTAGAAGTGAGGGGGAcataatatatatgtatatttttattattattttatccagtcggataaacactccaaacagcctacccgacctctcggaggcgtccgcatggtcctaaagcacacccttgccttgttttgtatcacattccaatgataaaactggggggggacaaaaatgcaatttcagaatgtggaggGGACATGTCcacccccgtccccagtgaaagttgcacccctggttGGTATAAATGTTATGAATTTAACTAGAGAGTCCTTGTTCCCCCACCCCATTTAATAAGTAGTTAATGTTATGTGTAATAAAATATCAACAACCATTTTGTTTCTAAAGTATTTTCTCTTTTAttgcaaatacaatacaaaaggTAAGCTTATTTTTAAGAAAGTACAGTAACATGTTAAGATAGCTGAAGAAAACGAATTGTTCAGACGTATCAGAAAGAAACATCATTACTGAGATAGTATGTGGTAGGACATAGAAAAAACTGTTCCTCAGAGAACACAGGAATGCTGGTACGTACCTCTAATAAAGCATATCAGCCACAGCATAAAAGAAATTAACTGCAAAACTTTGTCCATATAAGAAAAAAACGTATTTCCAGTTCTTTCAGCCATAGTTTAGAATCCAAACTCAAGAAATTCACAATGAACAATAATCCGTACACAACTAGATAGCAAAAAAtgacaaataaaacatttaagaTAAAAAGATTTTACATACGATAAATAAAACGTGATTACAGTTTGTACCATTTTTAAAGTACCCACTCGGCTAAAAAGACCGGTTTATATGACATTTAATATCCAGAAGATAACTTATTTTTAAGACAAATTAATTTGTTGTATAAAGTATCAAATAAagaataaaatgcaaaataataattaatttaaaaaataaattaaagggTTAAGACTGAGAGGGGgtgggggcaggcaggcaggcgggctgTAAAATGACACTGGTGTGGTGATGGACTGCAGGAGACACCCGAAAGGTCAAAGGGCACTTCCTGTGGCTGTCAAACACATGTTGTCAGACGGTAAGTATAATCTCAGCTGTGGCTTCTCTCTTCTATAATATATGCtgtaacacacccacacacaccctttcACCCAACCTCTGATATACTAGGCACTAATGGTGCAAAAGGCTGGAATCTCCTGCACAAAACGATAACGTCAACTTATTTTGTTGTCATTCACAGCATGTGCCTCTTACATCTAAGAACGTGTTATAATCATGAGAAATCATTGATGGAGAAACCCTAAACTGCACAAATACAAAATGTAATTTATTTTCTTGAATGGCACAGAACATACTGTAAGCACAATGCACTGCAGGAAACATACACAACCAAAAAAGGATAGAGATTTACTGCCTGTACAAAATTCCACCAGAGAATTGAAGCCATAGAATAGATAACTGCACTACTGTGAGTGGTTTCCTGCTCAACTGGATACAAATAAAGCTTTTCTCTacaaaaatattcaaaaaacaAACTGCCAGAGTAAAAAAGGTAAGAAAACATACACAGTACCTATTAAAAATATCAACAATTTAATAAGTCCTCACAGAGGATTTCTCAATGCTTTTTTTCTGTTCTtgctaaaaaatatatttcctcaAAACAAATTTAAAAGGCCAGTTGTGAGCTATTCTGATCTAGTTTCAGTTCCTACAAGTCCAGCTCTCCTTCACCTACTCTGTCGTGTTCTTCCTCTGTTGTAAATTCAAGTGTCAGTTTGCTGGGAGCTAATGTTGGAATGTTGTGACAAAGTCTCCCTCTGCAAAATGGGCATGCCTAACAGTCTATATAAGTGTATGTTCGTGTAGATGATTGTATCCTCAGGGCCGGGAGAGCTGTGTGTACACTGGTTGCTGGTCCCAGTGATGCTGGGGACTGTGGGTCTGGGGCACGGAGGGCACCCCAGTTGGGTCTGCGATGGGGGTGTACATGGGCCTCTGGCTGGGGCTCATGTAGCTGCTGAAGGAGTACAGCCCTGAGCCCTGGCTCCCAGCTGCGTGGCTATAGTAGGAGTTGGTGCCGCCCTGGTGGTCAGAAAAGTCATACTGGCCCCGGGTGATGGAGGGGTAGGAGGACGAGCTGAAGTGCTGCAGGTTGAAGGAGCCGTAGGTGACGTGCTGCGGAGGGGAGGAGCTCTGCTGATCGTTGTAGTGGCTGGGGCTCAGCTGCTCTGTCTTGATGTGTGTGGGTGTCCTCTGGTTCTGGCCCTGCTCCCCTCCACTACCCAGCGTGGTCAGggagtgctgctgctgctggctctTGGTCATCCAGCTGTGCCCTGTGGCGCCCCCTGCTGCCTGGCTGACTGCGGAGCTGCTGATGCCATAGGTACCGGTGTAGGAGACCTGGCCAGTGACAGCGCCAGGAGCACCCGGATGACCGTTGGGGGGCAGGTACTGGTCGAACTCGTTGACATCGAAGGTCTCGATGTGGGAGATGACGTCGCTGCTCAGCTCGCCGATGTCCACATCCCCGAAGTCGATGTTGAGCTGGCGACCCGTGCCTTCATGTAAGGGCCGACCCTCCCGCTTCAGGTCCACCTTGCCCACCTGGATGTCCGTCTTGGTAGGAGGGGTGGTAGGAGGGGTGGGGGGCCCTTGGGACTGGcctaagagagcgagagagagaatgggtTACA belongs to Coregonus clupeaformis isolate EN_2021a chromosome 1, ASM2061545v1, whole genome shotgun sequence and includes:
- the LOC121539819 gene encoding transcription factor Sox-9-B-like, giving the protein MNLLDPFLKMTDEQDKCLSDAPSPSMSEDSVGSPCPSGSGSDTENTRPSENGLLMGPDGPLVEFKKDDDDKFPICIRDAVSQVLKGYDWTLVPMPVRVNGSSKNKPHVKRPMNAFMVWAQAARRKLADQYPHLHNAELSKTLGKLWRLLNEGEKRPFVEEAERLRVQHKKDHPDYKYQPRRRKSMKNGHSESDDGSEQTHISPGAIFKVLQQADSPASSMGEMHSPGEHSGQSQGPPTPPTTPPTKTDIQVGKVDLKREGRPLHEGTGRQLNIDFGDVDIGELSSDVISHIETFDVNEFDQYLPPNGHPGAPGAVTGQVSYTGTYGISSSAVSQAAGGATGHSWMTKSQQQQHSLTTLGSGGEQGQNQRTPTHIKTEQLSPSHYNDQQSSSPPQHVTYGSFNLQHFSSSSYPSITRGQYDFSDHQGGTNSYYSHAAGSQGSGLYSFSSYMSPSQRPMYTPIADPTGVPSVPQTHSPQHHWDQQPVYTQLSRP